A region from the Halomarina litorea genome encodes:
- the cobA gene encoding uroporphyrinogen-III C-methyltransferase: protein MTDPDETGRVYLVGSGPGDPDLLTVKARRLLEDADVVLHDKLPGPDILGLIPEGKREDVGKRAGGDRTSQEYTNERLVELAREGKTVVRLKGGDPFVFGRGGEEAEYLAAHEVPFEVVPGVTSAVAGPAVAGIPVTHRDHASSVTFVTGHEDPTKDESAVDWHALAATGGTLVVLMGVGKLPEYTRELREAGMREDTPVALVERATWPDQRVATGTLADIVAVRDEAGISPPAITVIGPVAGTRERLLAFLANGADAAATGGEEVDGE from the coding sequence ATGACGGACCCAGACGAGACGGGACGGGTCTACCTCGTCGGGAGCGGTCCCGGCGACCCGGACCTGCTGACGGTGAAGGCGCGCCGACTGCTGGAGGACGCCGACGTGGTCCTCCACGACAAACTCCCCGGCCCGGACATTCTCGGCCTGATTCCCGAGGGGAAGCGCGAGGACGTCGGCAAGCGGGCGGGCGGCGACCGGACGAGTCAGGAGTACACCAACGAGCGACTGGTCGAACTCGCCCGGGAGGGGAAGACAGTGGTCCGATTGAAGGGCGGTGACCCGTTCGTCTTCGGGCGCGGCGGCGAGGAGGCGGAGTACCTCGCCGCACACGAGGTACCCTTCGAGGTGGTGCCCGGCGTGACCAGCGCCGTCGCCGGTCCCGCCGTCGCCGGCATCCCCGTCACCCACCGCGACCACGCCTCTAGCGTGACGTTCGTGACGGGCCACGAGGACCCCACCAAAGACGAATCCGCCGTCGACTGGCACGCCCTCGCCGCGACGGGCGGCACCCTCGTCGTCCTGATGGGCGTCGGCAAACTCCCCGAGTACACCCGCGAACTCCGCGAGGCGGGGATGCGTGAGGACACCCCCGTCGCCCTCGTCGAACGGGCGACGTGGCCCGACCAGCGCGTGGCGACGGGCACCCTCGCGGACATCGTCGCGGTGCGCGACGAGGCGGGCATCTCCCCGCCGGCCATCACGGTCATCGGACCCGTCGCGGGCACCCGCGAACGACTGCTCGCGTTCCTCGCGAACGGAGCAGACGCGGCGGCGACGGGGGGCGAGGAGGTGGACGGCGAGTGA